A DNA window from Proteiniborus ethanoligenes contains the following coding sequences:
- a CDS encoding ABC transporter ATP-binding protein — protein sequence MQMRLLEVKDLRTYFKLEDKTIYAVSGVSFTIDEKEVVALIGESGSGKSVTALSIMGLVPQPPGIIESGIIEFQGEDLLKKKEKEMRSIRGNKLAMVYQEPMNSLNPSLTVGYQIKECLTIHKKAKGEEAKKMAIEMLRKVEMADPESIYDSYPHKLSGGMRQRIMIAMALICNPKLLIADEPTTALDVTIQAEILDLIKRLKDEIGTSVLLITHDLGVVTEMADKIIVMYGGKIMEIASTNALYSNPSHPYTIGLMKCIPRMNKTKEKLYTIEGAVPDMSFLAAGCEFYDRCEKKTQICKENTPELLEIEENHFVRCFLYTQGVK from the coding sequence GTGCAAATGAGGTTATTAGAGGTTAAGGATTTAAGGACTTATTTTAAGCTTGAAGATAAAACTATTTATGCAGTAAGTGGAGTAAGCTTTACTATAGATGAGAAAGAAGTAGTAGCATTAATAGGTGAGTCAGGAAGTGGTAAAAGTGTTACAGCCTTATCTATTATGGGATTAGTTCCTCAACCACCAGGTATTATAGAATCTGGAATTATAGAATTTCAAGGTGAGGATTTATTAAAGAAAAAAGAAAAAGAAATGAGAAGCATAAGAGGAAATAAACTAGCTATGGTATATCAAGAGCCTATGAATTCACTTAATCCTTCACTTACAGTTGGATATCAAATAAAGGAATGTTTGACTATACATAAAAAAGCAAAAGGAGAAGAAGCAAAAAAAATGGCCATAGAAATGCTTAGAAAAGTAGAAATGGCAGATCCAGAATCCATATATGATTCTTATCCTCATAAGCTTAGTGGAGGCATGAGACAAAGAATAATGATAGCTATGGCTCTGATATGCAATCCCAAGCTATTAATAGCAGATGAACCTACTACTGCTTTAGATGTAACTATACAGGCGGAAATACTTGATTTAATCAAAAGATTAAAGGATGAAATTGGCACATCAGTGTTATTGATAACTCATGATTTAGGTGTAGTTACAGAGATGGCAGATAAAATAATTGTAATGTATGGTGGTAAAATCATGGAGATAGCTTCAACAAATGCTTTATATAGCAACCCATCACATCCGTATACAATAGGCTTGATGAAATGTATACCAAGAATGAATAAAACGAAGGAGAAGCTTTACACCATAGAGGGGGCAGTTCCAGATATGTCTTTCCTGGCAGCAGGCTGTGAGTTTTATGATAGATGTGAGAAAAAAACTCAAATATGTAAAGAAAATACGCCAGAATTATTAGAAATAGAAGAAAACCATTTCGTAAGGTGCTTTTTATACACTCAGGGGGTGAAATAA
- the pyrE gene encoding orotate phosphoribosyltransferase gives MVLDILRKTEALLEGHFLLSSGKHSNKYIQCAKVLQYPEESEKILSKVANQLTDLEIDIVLGPAMGGVIVAYELGRQLGKKAIFTEREKENDTVVLRRGFEIKKGEKVLISEDVITTGKSALEAIELVENMGGEVVGIACIADRSKGKLRYPVYSAVELDIDSYESDQCPLCKKGIPYVKPGSRKKFKG, from the coding sequence GTGGTTTTAGATATACTTAGAAAAACTGAAGCTTTATTAGAGGGACACTTTTTATTATCATCAGGTAAGCACAGCAATAAATATATTCAGTGTGCTAAGGTTCTTCAATATCCAGAGGAATCAGAAAAAATATTAAGCAAAGTTGCTAATCAATTGACTGATTTAGAAATAGACATAGTTTTAGGTCCTGCTATGGGTGGAGTAATAGTGGCTTATGAACTAGGAAGACAATTAGGCAAAAAAGCAATATTTACAGAACGAGAAAAGGAAAATGATACTGTAGTTTTAAGAAGAGGATTTGAGATAAAGAAAGGAGAAAAGGTTTTAATATCTGAAGATGTAATAACCACTGGAAAATCTGCTTTAGAAGCTATAGAATTAGTTGAAAATATGGGAGGAGAAGTAGTTGGTATAGCTTGTATAGCTGATAGAAGTAAAGGGAAATTAAGGTATCCTGTATATAGTGCTGTAGAATTAGATATAGACAGCTATGAAAGTGACCAGTGTCCACTTTGTAAAAAAGGAATACCTTATGTAAAGCCTGGTAGCAGGAAAAAATTTAAGGGTTAA
- a CDS encoding ABC transporter permease subunit, which translates to MRKINIPLIVGLIIVLGVLVLIFFGEYFAPYDASYGETSGWFMNDKGEKVFRRAPFPPDKNHIFGTDNGGRDVLSVIMAGAKNTFMIVFIATFLRFLIATPIAFFAAFGEGISKRLITIFSSTFSAVPSLLICIMILKIDAIKNLELIPSIIAFIIVFTIVGWGRLASTIEDKIKDILNQDFIQGAIAAGKSKFAIATQNVSVHIMPSMIIYLFLEIALVLLLLAQLGIFEVFVGNKQVFVVKTVGSISRSNFNYFPEWGAMLASTKRSVTGNMFWISAFPLLVFSVSIIGFNLLGEGLNFELNKRNSRFISYVNKFWFHLSPLTYISELMHFKEKRKNVIVKTLTIVVIVLLIVVPVLNALLILDNGVMGHVMEVDNDIYQGRLIGSIGHEEFGNYIIDKLKSYNIKPLFNGDYISEFTINPTINIINDSKFTILNEKDEIIDDLKYKVDYYLESWYSNSIDRLEGEIITVDTYLSKEYTPSKNYILLLNPNGSQNAIYDKLVNERKEHKHIKGVIVPDIKYSTFIQKRNDLDEKGLTRVLDNVQAYNETAPPIKINVGKIAAMKLWKLEGSKVLINSFIDNQEGLVGKNIGGIIQGKNQENPIIIATTYDYLGFHDLGATTGVEDFTKYKGLYENGTSIAGSLEIAKNLGNIKQTPERSIIFMFIDGSKITIEGFLDIEKQGILDEQPLLILLRFMGINKWGRTEDSLYYNTIVNSNIGLEQDFHKWLRRNSSKDYFIIGDNQISERNLLVLSDKDMVGIVLQGIKEKERGLHYGMVQSNVEEIDTDRLTAHIQYLLDSIIDMVYGKIWLK; encoded by the coding sequence ATGAGAAAGATTAATATTCCACTAATAGTAGGACTTATAATAGTTTTAGGTGTATTAGTTTTAATTTTCTTCGGTGAGTATTTTGCGCCTTATGACGCTAGCTATGGTGAAACCTCGGGATGGTTTATGAATGATAAAGGTGAAAAAGTTTTTAGAAGAGCACCATTTCCACCAGATAAAAATCATATTTTTGGAACTGATAATGGGGGTAGAGATGTTCTCAGTGTAATAATGGCGGGAGCAAAAAACACGTTTATGATTGTTTTTATAGCTACATTTTTGAGATTTTTAATTGCTACACCTATTGCTTTCTTTGCTGCTTTTGGAGAAGGGATTTCTAAACGCCTAATAACTATATTTTCTTCTACCTTTAGTGCAGTACCTAGCTTGTTAATATGTATAATGATTTTAAAAATAGATGCAATAAAAAATCTAGAGCTAATACCTTCTATTATAGCTTTTATAATAGTTTTTACTATTGTAGGCTGGGGGAGATTGGCTAGTACTATTGAAGACAAAATAAAGGATATATTAAATCAAGACTTTATTCAAGGTGCTATTGCAGCAGGAAAAAGTAAGTTTGCCATTGCAACACAAAATGTTTCTGTGCATATTATGCCTTCAATGATTATTTATTTATTTCTTGAAATTGCATTAGTACTATTATTACTTGCCCAGTTAGGGATATTTGAAGTATTTGTTGGTAATAAGCAAGTATTCGTTGTAAAAACTGTAGGTAGCATAAGCAGGTCAAATTTTAATTATTTCCCAGAATGGGGTGCTATGCTTGCATCAACTAAAAGATCTGTAACAGGAAATATGTTTTGGATTTCTGCCTTTCCCTTATTAGTTTTTTCAGTTAGTATAATTGGATTTAATCTATTAGGTGAAGGATTAAATTTTGAGCTTAATAAGAGAAATTCAAGATTTATTTCATATGTGAATAAATTTTGGTTCCATTTATCACCCTTAACCTACATAAGTGAATTAATGCATTTTAAAGAAAAACGAAAAAATGTTATAGTAAAAACATTGACAATTGTTGTAATAGTATTATTGATAGTTGTTCCAGTGTTAAATGCATTGCTAATATTGGATAATGGGGTAATGGGCCATGTTATGGAAGTTGATAATGATATATACCAGGGTAGACTAATTGGTTCCATAGGCCATGAAGAATTTGGGAATTATATCATAGATAAACTAAAGAGCTACAATATTAAGCCTTTATTTAATGGAGATTATATTAGTGAATTTACAATAAATCCAACTATAAATATTATTAATGATTCTAAATTCACTATATTAAATGAAAAAGACGAGATAATAGATGATTTAAAATACAAGGTAGATTATTACTTAGAAAGCTGGTATTCTAATTCAATAGATAGATTAGAGGGAGAAATTATTACGGTAGATACTTATCTCTCAAAGGAATACACTCCATCAAAAAACTATATTCTTTTGTTAAATCCTAATGGAAGTCAAAATGCTATTTATGACAAATTAGTTAATGAAAGAAAGGAACACAAGCATATAAAGGGAGTTATAGTTCCAGATATTAAGTACTCAACATTTATTCAAAAGAGAAATGATTTAGATGAGAAGGGATTAACTAGAGTATTAGACAATGTACAGGCTTATAATGAAACTGCGCCTCCTATTAAGATTAATGTAGGGAAGATTGCTGCTATGAAGCTGTGGAAGCTGGAGGGGAGTAAGGTATTAATAAATAGTTTTATAGACAATCAAGAAGGACTTGTAGGTAAAAACATTGGTGGTATTATACAAGGAAAAAATCAAGAAAATCCTATTATAATAGCTACTACCTATGATTATTTAGGCTTTCACGATTTAGGGGCAACCACTGGTGTAGAAGATTTTACTAAATACAAAGGACTTTACGAAAATGGTACATCTATAGCAGGTAGTTTGGAAATAGCCAAGAATTTAGGAAATATTAAGCAAACCCCTGAAAGGTCAATTATTTTCATGTTTATAGATGGATCTAAAATAACTATTGAAGGCTTCTTAGATATTGAAAAACAAGGCATACTTGATGAACAACCACTATTAATTCTTTTAAGGTTTATGGGAATTAACAAATGGGGTAGAACGGAGGACAGTCTTTATTATAATACAATTGTAAATTCAAATATTGGACTAGAACAGGATTTTCATAAATGGCTTAGAAGAAATTCCTCAAAGGATTATTTTATCATAGGAGATAATCAAATTAGCGAAAGAAATTTGCTGGTATTATCAGATAAGGACATGGTAGGTATTGTATTGCAAGGTATTAAGGAAAAGGAAAGAGGCTTGCATTATGGTATGGTTCAATCAAACGTAGAAGAAATAGATACTGATAGATTGACTGCACATATTCAATATCTTTTAGATAGTATTATAGATATGGTTTATGGGAAGATATGGCTTAAATAG
- a CDS encoding metallopeptidase family protein, translating to MNSFPTIEEVHAILDEIAEELPQELFEKLNEGIILLPEYKMHPESRATDILYIMGEYSHGITGRRITIYYGSFKKIYSGTSLIALREKLKGTLLHEFTHHLESLAGDKDLEIEDAENLARYKENKLK from the coding sequence ATGAATAGTTTTCCAACCATAGAAGAGGTTCACGCAATACTTGATGAAATAGCTGAGGAGTTGCCTCAAGAATTATTTGAAAAATTAAATGAAGGAATTATTCTCCTACCAGAATATAAAATGCACCCAGAAAGCAGAGCAACAGATATACTTTACATCATGGGAGAGTATTCTCATGGTATAACTGGAAGACGTATAACAATATATTATGGTTCTTTTAAGAAAATTTATAGCGGTACATCTCTTATAGCTTTGCGAGAAAAATTAAAAGGTACACTATTACACGAGTTTACTCATCATTTAGAGTCCTTAGCAGGTGATAAAGATCTTGAGATAGAGGATGCTGAAAATTTAGCAAGATACAAAGAAAATAAGCTAAAATGA
- the trpS gene encoding tryptophan--tRNA ligase, producing the protein MSEKKVIFSGVKPTGEPTLGNYLGALKNWVELQDDYDCYYCIVDLHAITVPQEPKDLRRRSLEILAQYIATGIEPEKNTLFFQSHVSAHAELSWVLNCISYMGQLGRMTQYKEKSQKGEENLNAGLFTYPVLMAADILLYGADLVPVGEDQKQHLELARDLAIRFNNRYSETFKIPDVYMSKFGNRIMGLQDPLSKMSKSGDDENDYILIIEDADVTARKIKRAVTDSIGIVKYSDEQPGIKNLITIYSKFSGESIADIENKYENQGYGKFKGDLAEIVVEGLRPIRKKYSDLMNNKDYLQTIYTEGARKAEYVANKTLRKVYKKVGFIPR; encoded by the coding sequence ATGAGTGAAAAGAAGGTAATATTTAGTGGAGTTAAGCCTACAGGAGAACCTACCTTAGGCAATTACTTGGGAGCACTAAAAAACTGGGTAGAGCTTCAGGATGACTATGATTGTTATTATTGTATAGTAGACCTACATGCTATTACTGTACCTCAAGAGCCTAAAGATTTAAGAAGACGCTCATTAGAAATATTAGCTCAATATATAGCAACAGGTATAGAGCCTGAAAAAAACACATTGTTTTTTCAATCTCATGTAAGTGCACATGCTGAGCTATCTTGGGTGCTAAACTGTATTTCATATATGGGGCAATTAGGTAGAATGACCCAATATAAAGAAAAGTCACAAAAAGGTGAAGAAAATCTAAATGCGGGATTGTTTACTTATCCTGTTTTAATGGCGGCTGATATATTATTATATGGAGCTGACCTAGTACCAGTAGGAGAAGATCAAAAGCAGCATTTAGAGCTCGCTAGAGATTTAGCTATTAGGTTCAATAATAGATACAGCGAAACCTTTAAGATTCCTGATGTTTACATGTCGAAGTTTGGAAACAGAATAATGGGTCTACAAGATCCTTTAAGCAAAATGTCAAAATCAGGTGATGACGAAAATGATTATATATTAATAATTGAGGATGCAGATGTAACAGCAAGGAAAATAAAAAGAGCAGTTACGGATTCTATAGGCATAGTTAAATATTCGGATGAGCAGCCAGGAATAAAAAATCTAATTACAATATATTCTAAGTTTTCAGGAGAAAGCATAGCTGATATTGAAAACAAGTATGAAAATCAAGGCTATGGCAAGTTTAAAGGAGATTTAGCTGAAATAGTAGTTGAAGGACTAAGACCAATTAGAAAGAAATATTCTGACCTTATGAATAACAAAGACTATTTACAAACAATATATACAGAGGGAGCAAGAAAAGCAGAATATGTAGCTAATAAGACTTTAAGAAAGGTATATAAGAAGGTTGGATTTATACCAAGATAG
- a CDS encoding DegV family protein has translation MSKIKIFADSTSDLSKNLIENNQISIVPLYVGFDDESYKDGVQITTKDLYTKVAEYDKLPKTSAPSPLDFVNAFKPFVEEGRDILYIGISSKLSSTLQNAKIAASEFPNAKIEIVDSFNLSTGIGLLVMKAVDFANEGMGVEDIAAKLRELAPNVETAFVPDTLDYLYKGGRCSATQALMGSVLKIRPIIKVVDGGMIVGQKARGKREKILETMLENALKDKDSMDKKRVFVTHTEGLEDANFLKEQLEKELDVEEVIITDAGCVISSHCGPNTVGILYILNEKI, from the coding sequence ATGAGTAAAATTAAAATATTTGCTGATAGCACTTCCGATTTAAGCAAGAATCTTATAGAAAACAATCAAATTTCTATAGTTCCTCTTTATGTAGGGTTTGATGACGAGTCCTATAAGGATGGAGTCCAGATAACAACCAAAGATCTATATACTAAGGTAGCTGAATACGATAAGCTTCCTAAAACCTCTGCCCCATCACCCTTAGACTTTGTTAATGCTTTTAAACCATTTGTTGAAGAAGGAAGAGATATACTTTATATAGGTATTTCATCAAAGCTATCATCTACACTACAAAATGCAAAGATCGCTGCAAGCGAGTTTCCTAATGCAAAAATAGAAATAGTAGACTCCTTTAACTTGTCTACTGGCATAGGATTACTTGTAATGAAAGCTGTAGATTTTGCCAATGAAGGTATGGGTGTAGAAGATATTGCAGCCAAATTAAGAGAATTGGCTCCTAATGTGGAAACTGCCTTTGTACCAGATACTTTAGATTACCTCTATAAGGGTGGACGATGTTCTGCTACTCAAGCATTAATGGGAAGTGTTTTGAAAATTAGGCCTATAATTAAAGTAGTAGATGGTGGTATGATTGTAGGACAGAAAGCAAGGGGAAAAAGAGAAAAGATTCTTGAAACTATGCTAGAAAATGCTCTAAAAGACAAGGATAGCATGGATAAGAAAAGAGTATTTGTAACTCATACTGAAGGCCTTGAAGATGCTAACTTTTTAAAGGAACAGCTTGAAAAGGAATTAGATGTAGAAGAAGTCATCATTACTGACGCAGGCTGTGTCATCTCTAGCCATTGCGGTCCTAATACCGTTGGAATATTATACATATTAAATGAAAAGATATAA
- a CDS encoding ABC transporter permease, with the protein MKRIIKLLIKSISWLLIAFIILTLVIAITKLSKPRQIDIDISSLSDIQREIFLRRYGGSTTITTSTSFETLKDDVISYYKLLLKGDLGWTYKIVRKVDSMGNRVSYRENLEPINEILKTGFFRSMKLLVSSLGLALVLGILKGVFDSKKHKKNNSTFKLFTTVIGLSIPVIFLAPLFQFLGIWLRNKYGFNIDVVGYEKLKHMVLPMIVLSILPTMYIARLIAVAMDKAYENEYVRTAISKGSSRLRVMWVHVFRNAIVEVAGSLPAVLTIIISDLAIVEYLFEYKGLTYMMIDFYDKGQPDAVTGLALVLCAIYLSFYSLFKLLKFVLDPKRGRAVI; encoded by the coding sequence TTGAAAAGGATAATTAAATTGCTAATTAAATCTATTTCATGGCTTTTGATTGCATTTATTATTTTGACCCTAGTTATAGCTATAACTAAACTATCTAAGCCTAGACAGATAGACATAGATATTAGTTCCTTAAGTGATATTCAAAGGGAAATATTCTTAAGAAGATATGGTGGAAGCACTACCATAACTACGAGCACTTCCTTTGAAACCTTAAAGGATGATGTTATTAGCTATTATAAACTGCTATTGAAAGGTGATCTTGGCTGGACATATAAGATAGTTAGAAAAGTAGATTCTATGGGCAATCGCGTATCTTATCGAGAGAACCTAGAGCCAATAAATGAAATCTTAAAAACAGGATTTTTTAGATCTATGAAGCTATTAGTTAGTTCTTTAGGCTTAGCTTTAGTCTTAGGAATCCTTAAAGGCGTATTTGATAGTAAAAAACATAAAAAAAACAACTCAACCTTTAAATTATTTACTACAGTAATTGGACTATCAATTCCAGTTATTTTCTTAGCTCCTTTATTTCAATTCTTAGGCATATGGCTTAGAAATAAATATGGATTCAATATAGATGTTGTAGGATATGAAAAATTGAAGCATATGGTATTACCTATGATAGTTCTTTCTATTCTTCCAACCATGTATATTGCTAGGCTAATTGCAGTTGCCATGGACAAGGCTTATGAAAATGAATATGTTAGAACAGCAATAAGTAAGGGGAGTTCAAGGCTTAGAGTAATGTGGGTACATGTTTTTAGAAATGCTATTGTAGAAGTAGCAGGCTCACTTCCTGCAGTTTTGACTATAATTATTTCAGATCTTGCAATTGTTGAATATTTATTTGAGTATAAAGGCCTGACATATATGATGATTGATTTTTATGATAAGGGTCAACCAGATGCAGTAACTGGCTTGGCTTTAGTGCTATGTGCAATATATTTATCCTTTTATTCCCTATTTAAGCTTCTGAAATTTGTTTTAGATCCCAAAAGAGGGAGGGCTGTCATATGA
- a CDS encoding uracil-xanthine permease family protein, which yields MSKQKKQVQYPITDISVLGPGRGIALGLQHVFTLFASTVLVPILTGLDVGVALITSGIGTLLFHFITQGKVPAYLGSSFSFIAPVIMAGELYGLEYARGGIIVAGIIYLIFAWLISVFGVEKIVRFFPPIVTGPIIIVISMTLAPNAINMASQDWLLSMVTLATIIGVAMFAKGFFKIVPVIIGLGVGYILAAVLGRIDYTPIVQAAWIGVPNFSLPKFNIGAIMIVAPIALTTIVEHIGDVLAMSGVVKRDLAKDPGLSRTLMGDGVATSFAALIGGPANTTYSQNTGVVALTQVWDPKVMRIAAVMTIMIGLIPKLNAFTSTIPKPVIGGAVIVLFGMIASIGARTLVDNRVNFSVTRNMIIAAVILVFGLGGAVIPIKIGLVEIKLVGMALAAIVGIILNIILPHDKEEEAEKSAA from the coding sequence ATGAGTAAACAGAAGAAACAAGTTCAATATCCAATTACTGACATTAGTGTTTTGGGACCTGGAAGAGGAATAGCTCTTGGGCTACAGCACGTATTCACATTATTTGCTTCAACAGTATTAGTTCCCATACTAACTGGACTTGATGTAGGAGTAGCTCTAATTACATCAGGAATAGGAACATTACTATTTCACTTTATTACCCAAGGCAAGGTTCCTGCTTATCTAGGATCGTCTTTCTCATTTATTGCACCTGTAATAATGGCAGGAGAGTTATATGGTCTTGAATATGCACGTGGTGGTATTATTGTTGCAGGTATAATATATCTTATATTTGCATGGTTAATATCTGTTTTTGGTGTTGAAAAAATAGTAAGATTTTTCCCGCCTATCGTAACAGGACCAATAATTATTGTTATTAGTATGACTCTTGCACCTAATGCTATAAATATGGCATCGCAGGATTGGCTTTTATCTATGGTAACACTAGCTACCATTATTGGAGTTGCAATGTTTGCAAAAGGATTCTTTAAAATAGTACCAGTTATCATTGGACTAGGAGTAGGCTATATATTAGCCGCTGTATTGGGCAGAATAGATTATACACCTATTGTTCAAGCAGCTTGGATAGGAGTTCCAAACTTCTCGCTACCTAAATTCAATATAGGAGCAATAATGATTGTAGCACCTATAGCACTAACTACAATAGTAGAACATATAGGTGACGTTTTGGCAATGAGTGGAGTAGTTAAAAGAGATCTTGCTAAAGATCCTGGATTAAGCAGGACTCTTATGGGAGACGGTGTAGCTACATCATTTGCTGCTTTAATTGGTGGACCAGCTAACACAACTTATTCTCAAAACACTGGTGTTGTTGCTCTTACTCAGGTATGGGATCCAAAGGTTATGAGAATAGCTGCTGTAATGACTATAATGATAGGGCTTATTCCTAAGCTAAATGCATTTACAAGTACTATACCAAAGCCTGTAATTGGTGGGGCGGTAATAGTATTATTTGGTATGATAGCTTCCATAGGAGCTAGAACACTTGTAGATAATAGAGTGAACTTCTCAGTAACTAGAAACATGATAATAGCTGCAGTTATATTAGTATTTGGTCTAGGTGGAGCTGTAATTCCTATAAAAATAGGACTTGTAGAAATTAAACTTGTAGGAATGGCTCTAGCCGCGATTGTAGGTATTATTTTAAATATAATATTACCTCATGACAAAGAAGAGGAAGCTGAAAAATCAGCAGCTTAG
- a CDS encoding ABC transporter ATP-binding protein, whose product MEGKTPLIEVRNLTKHFPVNLGIITDKPKTIKAVDGVSFKIHKGETFGLVGESGCGKSTTGNLILRLLPATSGEVLLNGVNIQNYREKEFRKLRKDLQIIFQNSSCALDPKMTIEDILSEPLLIHKIVPRMEISKEVNRLLQLVGLSSLAAKKFPHEFSGGQKQRIGIAKALSTRPKFILCDEPVSSLDVSIQSQILNLMGDLQKEYSLTYLFIAHGLNVVRHVSSRVGVMYLGKIVEIGDVEQIYNNPRHPYTQALISAFLEPDLEYKRDRVILKGEIPSPINRPKGCAFHPRCHKAMDICKEKEPLLAEIEEGYSVSCFLNECN is encoded by the coding sequence ATGGAAGGGAAAACACCCTTGATAGAAGTAAGAAATTTAACTAAACACTTTCCTGTAAATCTAGGTATTATAACTGACAAGCCTAAGACTATAAAAGCAGTAGATGGAGTATCTTTTAAAATCCATAAGGGAGAGACCTTCGGACTTGTAGGAGAATCAGGATGTGGCAAAAGTACTACAGGAAATCTTATTCTTAGGCTACTACCAGCAACTTCAGGTGAAGTATTATTAAATGGTGTTAACATTCAAAATTATAGGGAAAAAGAATTTAGAAAGCTAAGGAAGGATTTACAGATAATATTTCAAAACTCCTCCTGTGCTTTAGATCCTAAAATGACCATAGAAGATATATTGTCTGAACCCTTGCTAATTCATAAAATAGTTCCAAGAATGGAAATATCAAAAGAAGTAAATAGGCTACTCCAGCTAGTTGGACTGTCGAGCTTAGCAGCAAAAAAATTCCCTCATGAGTTTAGCGGAGGTCAAAAACAAAGGATTGGCATAGCCAAAGCATTATCAACAAGGCCTAAATTCATATTATGTGATGAGCCGGTTTCATCATTAGATGTATCTATTCAATCTCAAATATTAAACTTAATGGGTGATTTGCAAAAAGAATATAGCTTAACATATTTATTCATAGCACATGGGCTAAATGTAGTGAGACATGTTTCAAGTAGGGTAGGAGTTATGTATTTAGGGAAAATAGTAGAGATAGGTGATGTTGAGCAAATATACAACAATCCTAGACATCCATATACACAGGCATTAATATCGGCATTTTTGGAGCCAGATCTGGAGTATAAAAGAGACAGGGTTATACTTAAAGGGGAGATACCAAGTCCAATTAATAGACCTAAGGGTTGTGCTTTTCATCCTAGATGTCATAAAGCAATGGATATTTGTAAGGAAAAAGAGCCTTTATTAGCAGAAATTGAAGAAGGTTATTCGGTTTCTTGCTTTTTAAATGAATGTAATTAA
- a CDS encoding superoxide dismutase, with protein MKFVLPKLNYSFDALEPHIDKLTMETHYSKHHQAYVDNLNKALEGHEKFADMDIEDILKGLEGLPESIRKAVRNNGGGHYNHTLFWDIMSSEGGGSPEGELASKIDEDLGGFNKFKEEFKKAALGQFGSGWAWLVIDTDGKLAIEATPNQDNPISNGKKPILGIDVWEHAYYLKYMNRRGDYIDSWWNVLDWKKVAERFEKLK; from the coding sequence ATGAAATTTGTATTACCTAAATTAAATTATTCCTTTGATGCATTAGAGCCGCATATAGATAAATTAACCATGGAAACACATTATTCTAAGCATCATCAAGCCTATGTAGATAACTTGAACAAAGCCTTAGAGGGACATGAGAAGTTTGCTGATATGGATATTGAAGACATATTAAAAGGTCTAGAAGGCTTACCAGAAAGCATTAGAAAAGCTGTAAGAAACAATGGTGGAGGACATTATAATCATACACTGTTTTGGGATATAATGTCATCTGAAGGTGGCGGAAGCCCAGAAGGAGAGTTAGCTTCAAAAATTGATGAAGATTTAGGTGGATTCAATAAATTTAAAGAAGAATTTAAAAAAGCAGCCTTAGGACAGTTTGGAAGTGGCTGGGCTTGGTTAGTCATAGATACTGATGGGAAGCTGGCTATTGAAGCTACTCCAAACCAAGATAACCCAATTTCAAATGGCAAAAAACCAATCCTTGGTATAGATGTATGGGAGCACGCATATTATCTAAAATATATGAACAGAAGAGGAGACTATATTGATTCTTGGTGGAATGTACTAGATTGGAAAAAGGTAGCTGAAAGATTTGAAAAATTAAAATAA